From a region of the Pongo abelii isolate AG06213 chromosome 9, NHGRI_mPonAbe1-v2.0_pri, whole genome shotgun sequence genome:
- the LOC100447981 gene encoding olfactory receptor 8B4 encodes MTLKNSSSVTEFILVGLSEQPELQLPLFLLFLGIYVFTVVGNLGLITLIGINPSLHTPMYFFLFNLSFIDLCYSCVFTPKILNDFVSESIISYVGCMTQLFFFCFFVNSECYVLVSMAYDRYVAICNPLLYMVTMSPRVCFLLMFGSYVVGFAGAMAHTGSMLRLTFCDSNVIDHYLCEVLPLLQLSRTSTHVSELVFFIVVGVIIMLSSISIIISYALILSNILRIPSAEGRSKAFSTSGSHIIVVALFFGSGTFTYLTTSFPGSINHGRFASVFYTNVVPMLNPLIYSLRNKDVKLALGKTLKRVLF; translated from the coding sequence ATGACTCTGAAAAACAGCTCCTCAGTGACTGAGTTTATCCTTGTGGGATTATCAGAACAGCCGGAGCTCCagctccctcttttccttctattcttaGGGATCTATGTGTTCACTGTGGTGGGCAACTTGGGCTTGATCACCTTAATTGGGATAAATCCTAGCCttcacacccccatgtacttttTCCTCTTCAACTTGTCCTTTATAGATCTCTGTTATTCTTGTGTGTTTACCCCCAAAATACTGAATGACTTTGTGTCAGAAAGTATCATCTCTTATGTGGGATGTATGACTCagctatttttcttctgtttctttgtcaATTCTGAGTGCTATGTGTTGGTATCAATGGCCTATGATCGCTATGTGGCCATCTGCAACCCCCTGCTCTACATGGTCACCATGTCCCCAAGGGTCTGCTTTCTGCTGATGTTTGGTTCGTATGTGGTAGGGTTTGCTGGGGCCATGGCCCATACTGGAAGCATGCTGCGACTGACCTTCTGTGATTCCAATGTCATTGACCATTATCTGTGTGAAGTTCTCCCCCTCTTGCAGCTCTCCCGCACCAGCACCCATGTCAGTGAGCTGgtatttttcattgttgttggaGTAATCATCATGCTATCCAGCATAAGCATCATCATCTCTTACGCTTTGATACTCTCCAACATCCTCCGTATTCCTTCTGCAGAGGGCAGATCCAAAGCCTTTAGCACATCTGGCTCCCACATAATTGTTGTTGCTCTGTTTTTTGGGTCAGGGACATTCACCTACTTAACAACATCTTTTCCTGGCTCTATCAACCACGGCAGATTTGCCTCAGTCTTTTACACCAATGTGGTTCCCATGCTTAACCCTTTGATCTACAGTTTGAGGAATAAGGATGTTAAACTTGCCCTGGGCAAAACCCTGAAGAGAGTGCTCTTCTAA